The following nucleotide sequence is from Zingiber officinale cultivar Zhangliang chromosome 10A, Zo_v1.1, whole genome shotgun sequence.
aatggactctaatcgagcaaccggaacataggtttcatcatagtcaagtccttcaacttgattaAAGCCCCTAGCCACTAACCTAACTTTATTTCTAGTCACTTTTCCTTGATCATCCAATTTATTCCTAAACATCCATTTTGTTGTAACAATTGTACTATCATTGGGTCTTAGAACTAAGTTTCATACTTCACTTCTCTCAaattggttcaactcttcttgcattgctagaatccaatCCGTATCAACTAAAGTTTCATCAATTGATTTTGGTTCAAattgtgatattagagcaatttgactagtATGATCTCTAAAGTAGGATCTAGTTCTTACCCCTTGCCCTACATCTCCAACTATTTGAtcaataggatgatcttgatgatgcCTTACGATCCTCAAAGTTATGGAATCGTCATTTTTGGGAGGATCATTTTCTACATTATTTCTTTCATTATCTGAACcatctcttcctcccccttgatcCATACCCCCTAAATGTAACTTTTGTATTTCTTGAGTGATGGATTGATTTTGTTCGattatatccttatcaatagatgatttcctagggtaagtactagtggactcatcaaactcaacattggaTGATTCCTCAACCGTTTGAGTCattttgttgtatactctatatcctctactagtagatgagtattcaactagaattccctcatttgacttggcctcaaattttcctaagtcatctttagtattaagaatatagaccttacaaccaaagactttaaaatagtgaattgtagggATTGTGCCATTCCATAGTTCAAAATGTGTTTTCcctaaaaacttatgaatcaagacacgattttgaatgtaacaagcggtattaaccgcttcggcccACAAATAGCTTGGTAAGGAATATGCATTGAGCATGGTTCTAGCCGCCTCTTGTAAAGTTCGATTCttcctctccactacaccattttgttgaggcgTTCTTGGACAAGAGAATTCATGTTTAtaaccattttctagacaaaacttagaaaagttcaaattctcaaactctccaccatgatcactcctaattctatcaattttgaggttcttttcgttttctaccctcttggtaagccctataattgtttctaaagtttcccccttatgtttcaagaaataaacccaagtatatctagagtaatcatctattatcaCTAAATAATATTTGTTACCTACCAAGGaaggtgttctatgacaatcaaaaagatccaaatgcaataattctaacggtaatgaagtgctagttaaagttttacctttgtgtgatgaccttgattgcttaccctcttgacatgcatcacacaacttgtccttgatgtacttgatctttggtagtccctttactagctccatcttggctaccttggctatgttcCTCATGTTGATATGTCCAAATCTTCTATGTCATAgtcatccttcctcttcttttgatatcaaaCACTTAATAGGAGGGTTAaaagcatatgaaagatcaacataataaagatttacttttctaaatccttttagcacaacattttcaagatttttgtgctTAACTATACACTTATCGGAGTGAAACTCTACATTATATCCgacatcacataattggctaacactaagcaaattgaaccccatatttttaaccaataggactttatgaatggtgattgtagatgatacctcaattgtacatttacctataatcttgagcttttCACTATTCCTAAATGATACCGTTcccttctttatataatttatagtggagaacttgctcacatcaccagtcatatgtcttgagcaaccgatatccacaatccacatacttgcatccttcttctcctctacctaagaaacataaaacacacaactttttggtacccatgcacttgattcggaaatattatttaaatatttcttaggcacccaagcttgttttaccttCCCTTTAAGATTTTTCTTAACTTTGTTCCTAAGTGCATCATTTCTAGTATCCTTGATTAGAGACATATTtgcaacttccttttccttaggtctatatcctattccggctttgttgtaaacgactcttggatctctaatgatcatatctagatacttggatccatttgtgaatttttctaaacatgctcttaattcaaTCATGTCATTCTtcaacttttcattttctttcttgaGCATATTTGACTCACTAGACATGCATGCATCAATTTTAATGGTCCTAAGCTTTCCTTTCAAGGTCTTCaccttagattgtgatttgaCAAAAGCATTTTTTAGGCGAGCAATAGTTTTATaaagaaattctactttgggagattcttttacctcatcatcatcacttgatgatgattcatcacttgattcctcttcatttgatgaatcCTCTTCGCTTGACACCTCCTTGTCATCTTCAAAAGCCATAAATGTCATATGTCGAGTAGCATGGCAAAGCTCATCTTCATTcgatgagtcaatgcttggtgtatcccatgtagcttgggccaccatggcttccttcttctttttctcctttttcttcttctccttttcttctttcttctttaattccgagcaatttggcttgatgtgtcctttcttgttacatccataacaagtgacattagtgttaaaacttgaacgttgactacttttaccttttgagggttgaaacattttcttcacatcctttcttgtgaattttcttaatcttcccatcatctttttgacatagtgagccacttcacttgccgacatttcatcatcactatccgatgattcttgctcggattcggatgatgaggattccaccttcttttccttcttctttttcttttccttcttctctacAACAAGagtcatacctttctcttttgaaaccacattagcttgttcatgaagttcaaactcgcaaaacaattcatcaagcttaactaaagatagatctctagaaaccttatatgcatcaaccattaatgcccataaggtggttctaggaaaagattggagaacataccttactaggtctcgattgtcaattttctcacTTATTACATGAAGCTCATTTACTATCTCCTTGAACCTACCGTGTATTTGACTCATGATCTCATTGGTCTTCATAGTGAAAgtttgaagttgccccaacaagagatctctcttggctctccttgattcgcttgatccttcatttaactcaatgagttttcccaaagctctttggcggagttgaatgatcctactttgcttagttgctcctttAAGAGTCCACATTATAGGGTTGTTGTGGCCTTTACATTTGCTTgggccttctttgccatctcCTTTGTCCAATCCTTGGTAGAAAGAGGTGCTCCCGATCCGTCTTTTGGTTTCTcgaatccatctacaacactaaaccaattctCAATATCATTCATTAAATAGTATTtcatcctacctttccaatatgcaaaaTCGTTGCCATCAAAGAAAGGTGGTCGAgcagtgctatatccctcttAAAACGCCATCATGATGCTTCGGTTGACGATGAGTTCTTCCGATGcgttccttgctctgataccaattgataggacctttgcgtttggctagagggggtgaatagcctttcttcgatttttcacctacaacttgttagtggaagcaaatagaaagaaatgaaaagcaagaaaacaagagagcaatgctaactccttggtttacttggtctccacctccttgaggtgactaatccaaggcacacacccacacgatcaagctccaatatgaacttctccttctcgttaTCTCAAACAAAGGTAGAGAAATATTTACAAGGGttgtctcttcctcttacaagatgagatctaggtttaggaggaagagactcaaatcttttctttaaaatcacttGGAGAGCTCTCTTTTTGCTTAGCACAATGAGTATGCAAGAGTTGTATTGCTACAGTACTTCTTCCCCTTTTTATTCGTCCTCAAAACTAGCTGTTTCTCACGAGATCGTTGCCTTTGATCGATTGAGGacatctccaatcgattcaaatcTAGCCGTTGAGCACCGTCTCGATCGATTGAATCAacactggatcgattcagctgCATATTTCATGGGCATAGAAGTCaattcaatcgattggccgatcgattggttatCTCCAAtagatcggctgattgattcaaAATCGCACTGCTCCTTCGTGCAGATAccttgtgaatcgatcgaccgatcgattgggtatctctaatcgatcggctgatcgatccaggttcgcACTGTGCTCTTGCGCAAAGCatgtgaatcgatcgcccgatcgattggattacttcaatcgatcggctgatcgatccaagttcACTCTGTGCTCTCGCGCAGAGGctatcaatcgatcggccgatcgattagtttactccaatcgatcggctgatcgattcatcagtaTTCTGTTCCAGTTATGCGCctcaatcgatttaccaatcgattgcttgCTGGTTTTCCAAATCATACCTCGTGCGAGATGAGCATATCTCTGGACTTTCTTGCCAAGACTCCGGTcctcgacctccttggacttcttTTGCCTTACACCCGATCTtctgacctgctaggactttttcctgccAAGACTCCGGTACTCgaccttcttgaacttcttcctgcaaaacttgcagcacacgttagatccaaacgtattaacctaaacttaaatagttgtcaacacattgaaaacacccaaggcatgattgcaccaacattatgtacctgtatttacctccctctatatccacAGGACCGATtctagggggccgctgatgtgacggttccacatttttATAGATCGGGAATCTAGCCCCTATGCTAGATTCCCTTTGGGACGGTCTAGTGGTTAGCGTATGAAGTActaccaccatgaggtctgggttTAAATCTCGGTATAACCGAGATAAATGCCTCTCTcatatgctagtcactattctaaatgCTAGTAGCCACcaatgatttacctccttcgtgttgaccctgggacggattgacgaGGGCGCTGGGGGCTAGCGTAGTCGTCTTTTGCCACCATAGATAGGGAATCTAGCCCATATGCTATTTAACTGCTCAAGGCCAATAGTCATCTATGATTTACCTCTTCTATGTTAGTTCAGAGACGGGTTGGTGGAGGCGCTGGGCAAGTGAATCGCCTTTTATTATCATAGATCAAGAATCTAGAATTCGAGATTTAGCGTGActtattattagaaatttttctccTTAATGGATAGCAGACCTGAGAATGTTGGCTCTCCGAATGGATCTCCATGTACACTTCCCCCATTTACCCTAGTGACCGGTGGGAAACTTCAATCAAGTCGGACTGATCTCCTCAAATTTGATGTTACCTTacttgattaattatttactCGCACTCAGGGATAACTCACCCCATCCATTTGCTTCTTGAGttatcatgatttacctccttcgtattAGTCTTGTGGCGGACTGACGGAGACTTTGGGGGCGAacgttttaatttttttcaatattatttatgtttaaataaattttatattatttttatatttaatatttttataaaagttaaatttagaaaataaatataatagtTGCGATGATATTCATCTCATATTATAACActcataatatatattttttactttatAGGTATTTATTTATCGTTTGAATTTATTTAACAACTGTAAAAATTCGTGATCTAAACCGGAATTATCTCGTAACGACAAGTGCTACACTACACCCGCATCGGAAACCGATTTCGATATCTAAATCGGTGACAAGTCGGTCGTCGTGAGTTGACTCGtggttttttaattatttttattttcttccgTTCCCATTCCCATTCGCATTCCCGTTCCCGTTCTCACCTCCCTGCATTCGTCTCTCTTCGCTAAAGGAACAAAGCCGCAGCGATGGTGGAAGACCAGGTGGAGCCCTCGATCGCGCCGGACGCAGGAGGCGGCGCCACCCGGTTTCTCCTTCGCTCTCGGCGCGAGCCATTCGAACACGGCCTCCTCCCGATCCCCAAACTCATCTTCTCCGATGGGACCGTAACGCTCGCCCCGCTCGTCGACAAGATCCTACGGAGATCCATCCCGCATCCGCACCGCGTCGACTCTCCTGACCTTGCAGACGCCCTCCAGATCTCGCTCGACCACGCCCGCCTGGCGCTCGACACGCTTGCCTCGGTCCACCCCTCCGACCCAGCCCCAGATGGCACCGTCGACGTGTACGACCTCGTTGTCTTCCTCTACATCCAATCCTACAAGCGCCTCGTCCCCCGGTCGCACAAGGACTCGGCTGCAATCGCCGATGTCTGGCCCTCCACCTCGGCCTTCGACGGGTATCTGTCGGCCCTCTCGCCGCTTCAGGTAGAACAAGAGTTTTGATCCTCTTCGTCCCTTTGGCTGATTCCTTTTCACCTTATTTTGATGAGAATATACATTTTGGTGTTTCTGACTAATGAACTTTCAATTGCAGCTTGCACGAAGCAATAGTCGTCGATTTATGCCTTCACAAGCAGATGAAGAAGCTCATCAGTTGTCGTACTTACAAAAGCATATGGGGAATATACTCGCCCTTTTGGCGGAGCCTGTCGAAGAAGAGGGTGACGAATCTCTGGTTCGTCTCACTCAGATATACTTGCACTTAGTGTGATTTTTTCCTTTGGCCTCACATGCAACTTTGAGTTACATTTCATGTTGGACTCATTTTACTTTGCGTCTGGTACATATAATGTTGGCAATTATTAGAATGTCCTAATGTTTGCCTCATATAGTTAGAATGCTAATACAACATTTTCCATCATCCATATGTAAGCTATCTTTATGGATAGGAGGATAATTCTCATCCAAATTTGTATTAAGGAGTGGAATATGATAGAATAATGAAGGTTTGAACTGTGTATCTATAAATTCCTGATTGACAACATGTTCATTGACTATCTTGTAGATTTCTAAATTAGTGACAGCTTGATCTTGCATAATGTGCTTATCCATTTTATCATAAACTCTTGCGTGTTGTTACATAATACTAGGTGTTATGGAAGATAGGTGCCAACACTGGTTATTATATACTGTTCAAATCATTTGTGTCCTTTTCTTGAGTTTATTATGAAAATACTTATCAAGTATTAGATAAATTGTTCCATATCAAGCTATTATCTTTTGTAAATCATTGAGTTTTGTTGAAGTTATCACATGCCCCACTATTATTTCCTAATGCATAAGTTgcaacattttttttcttcttattattgACTTTTTTTATGTAAACATTTGGCTTACAGGTTTTGACAATGGAAAGATTTGAGCATCTTGGTTTCCTCCTCCATTTTTCTGAAGGTATTCGGTTGAGCCAAGCAGCGCCTTTTTTTGCTAATTCAGATCCAGATATGCCAGCTGCACCTGTTTCTGCCACCCAAGTCCATGAATGGGTTGTACAAAACATAATTTCTTCTTTGGAGCACAATGCGGAGAAGGCATTAGCAAAAGAAAATGGCTTTCTAAAAAATACTGCAGATATTGATGTGCCTATGGCAGATGCCAGCCTAAGTCATCCAAAGACGCAAAGCAGAAGCTCTCTTTCTGGGACCTCATCACCTGTTAATCCAGCTTTCTGGACAAATTTAACCTTTGTGGAGGGTATGATAAAAGCTTCTGTAGTCAAGCAATCATGTGATATAAAAGGAGATTCTATAAAGGTAAGGCcagaatatttattttattttattttccaggTTACAAAAAATCTCAAGGCCTTAATTCGTTGTTGAAGAATCAAAGTCATCTTGATAATCGTCAACTATTGCCTGCCTACATCTATCAAAATTTTGGCATATTTCTGTGGTTAGTAGGATTCTTACAAAATGAATAATGGAGGCTAGAGTAGTTATTTGGTTATAGATGCCAAGTATATAAATTTACAAATATCTGTTAAAGAAAACAAAATTACAGATAGTGTAGGATGCTTAAGAATTCAAATCTGGAAGTGTTAATTTTTATATAACTGCAGAGTCTGACACAAACAATCACCTCAAATATTTTATTCATACTTATTCAGGAATGCTTAAGGGAGTAGTAGGTTCTTGGGCAATCTTGTTGCATGTAAGTATTTTGTTTTatgttagttttttaaaataactatgtGATCAAGCTAATTGACTACATTTTTATGGTTTTATCTGTTCATTTCACATTGTTAGTACTTTCACATCTGTATGTTGTAGTGCTAACCAAATAAAATATTGAATGGTATGCTGCTACTTCCTATTGCTTCCATCAGCCTTGTTTGTGCATTTGTAAAGGGCAATGATACCTGGACAACTACTTCTATGGTACATGACAATTAAACTAAGAATTGAGAATCTCAAACTTGAAAGTATAATATCTGTGTTCTGTCAGGCTATGATCGCCAACAGTATTTTGCTTGTAACAATCACTCTTACATTCTGATATGGCATTATAGTTGAAGTTACAAAGTAATCATATGCTTCGTCACAACTCACAAGCTTGCTTTCATGTGCTGGAATCACCTTTGCTTAATTGTATAGTCGTACTGCAGGTGCTAAATTGCCACGATTCAGTGATTTATATATTAGCACCTCTGAGATATGCCACAGTTTATGGATGTTCCGATGCAACTGTTATTCTGGGTGCCGTTGGTAAGGTATGCCTTGATTTTTCCCTGAAGTCTTGGTTCCATTGTGCTTATCactattatgaaaaaaaaattatttgtctaaaatgattaagttttgatcctcataaaaatttagaaaaaaagatTGATATTTTAGGTATATAAAAAACAAAGGTGTTAAAAAAGAGTTGCCCCCATTGGAAAATTTCCCCAAAAGGTAATTTCTATAGAACTTTGCAAGGCATGTAGATATCCATATCTCTGCAAGTGCTTTTCTTTGATGTTTTAGCATTCATGATGGTGAAATGCTTGATGGCTGTGTAGGCTGGATTCATGGAACAACTATGTTTTTGTCCCTTTTCAATTACTTTGCTAGCTAAATAGCTTTCAATTATCTTTCcttatcccaattttcttgtaagaTAATCATATGGAACAACAATTATTAGAGTTTATTTTGTTTTTGGTAAATACCCTGATCTTACTACTCatctaaatgttttttttttttcattttgactTGTAACTATTTTATATATACTGTTTTCCTGTTCGTGTTTGTTCAACAGCTGTCTCATTTTGTTGTTTTTCTTAGGCTGTTAGAGTTGAGCACTGTGAAAGAGTACAAATCATTACAGCTGCAAAACGCATATGCATTGCAAACTGCCGTGAGTGTGTATTTTACTTGGGGGTTAATCAACAACCCCTTTTTGTCGGGGATAACCACAAATTGCAGGttggtccttttctttttctttgttcttGTAATTTAACACTGCATGATTTCCATGTTGGGGTTTCATATTCACCTTGTCACTCCTTCAGTTGATAAAAGCAATTCAATTAAATTTGATGGTAGTTTAGGTTGAACAATAACTACTGTGTTCTTTTATTGTCTGAATTTCTATTTCCTGTTTCCAAAAATTGTTCCTGACATAGTAGGTTATCTAATCCactgaaatattatttttctgtCAGACGAGTGTCAGCTGTGTAATATTATTTTCTGTCAGACAAGTGTCAACTGAGTGTAAGCTGTCTCTACTTTCCAGTAATATGTTAGTACAAATAGTGTTGTTTGGGCATCACAATTCATGTTGTTTCTGGTCCTAATCTGTGAAACATACTATTTGATGATGATTAGCTAACCTACTATGGTTATGATTTTATGAAATCATGGCCTAAGATACTTATGCATATTGCATTAGTGGCAAGATTGAGATTGATTATTTATCATGGAAAGTTAGAGATCTTAATTTTATAATTCCTGATTTGCCAACCAAACCAAGCAATTCTGATTTTGGTTGGCCTTAGAAAAAACTAGCTAGCTGCGTTCTGTTCATCAGGTCAAAAATTAGAAAATAGAACTATATCTCACTTTTAAATTTTGATTCTTTATAGTTTGGAAATGGTTAATCATTCAGTTGTTTGCTCTCATCATATGATCATATAGGACTAATTGCTTATCCTAAGAAGTGGGTACTCCTAGTCCTCCTTGTCTCTTTACTCTGATATATCCATATATTCTGGATGCTAATTCCTTGAACGTGCTGAAGTGTCTTTAGATTATTCTGAATCCGAAACCTGGTTAATGTTTATCATATATTCTTTGTTCCTTGAATGATTTTCCTTATCATAAAGCTTTCATTATTCGTTTCCGTGCAATAGACAGTGATTTGCTATCtggatttggattttttttaacagAAATTACATTAAATTCAAGCCCATCATAAAGCTTTCATTATTTTGTATTGTTCAGTTTAAGGGAAGCAATTCACTAATTTGTTAAGAATATTTACCATCATTGTTACTGTGTCTGCATGAACGACAATATCCTACCAATTTTTGTTGTTGATAATAGTAGGGATGTCAACGCTATTTCAGTTTCTCAGAATATTGATCTctttttttaattccttttaGGTGGCACCATTTAATACCTATTATGCTCAACTGGAAGAGCACCTATCTAAAGTTGGTGTGGACTCTAGCATCAATAGATGGGACGAACCCTTGGTGCTTGGGATGGTGGATCCTCATGATTCACTATCTCACCCTGCGGGAGTGTCTGAAATTCAAGCCGAATCTGCCACATGCATCGATCCTGATCAGTTTACTAACTTCTTGGTatggaaattaaaaaaatttagcaCATTTTTTCCcctattaaaatttccttttcaattAGCACGGACTGCATATTTTCTCGGTTGCTCTAATTATACTCTTTAATTGCTGC
It contains:
- the LOC122027252 gene encoding TBCC domain-containing protein 1-like; amino-acid sequence: MVEDQVEPSIAPDAGGGATRFLLRSRREPFEHGLLPIPKLIFSDGTVTLAPLVDKILRRSIPHPHRVDSPDLADALQISLDHARLALDTLASVHPSDPAPDGTVDVYDLVVFLYIQSYKRLVPRSHKDSAAIADVWPSTSAFDGYLSALSPLQLARSNSRRFMPSQADEEAHQLSYLQKHMGNILALLAEPVEEEGDESLVLTMERFEHLGFLLHFSEGIRLSQAAPFFANSDPDMPAAPVSATQVHEWVVQNIISSLEHNAEKALAKENGFLKNTADIDVPMADASLSHPKTQSRSSLSGTSSPVNPAFWTNLTFVEGMIKASVVKQSCDIKGDSIKVLNCHDSVIYILAPLRYATVYGCSDATVILGAVGKAVRVEHCERVQIITAAKRICIANCRECVFYLGVNQQPLFVGDNHKLQVAPFNTYYAQLEEHLSKVGVDSSINRWDEPLVLGMVDPHDSLSHPAGVSEIQAESATCIDPDQFTNFLIPNWFGAESLQTTRYNPFPLPEIYGASQQKKHTNLLVVQQSIRDVLLDENRKRELASALHGHFKDWLYASGNIRQLYCLQAE